A single region of the Pirellulales bacterium genome encodes:
- a CDS encoding dockerin type I domain-containing protein, whose protein sequence is SSWLQSTFAGDVNGDDVVNGLDLNTVASHWLLSLPTGDGSASSTVDSDRAFLMTAAPGITLAPVNGGADHTTSFSEIPIPYPGQLRLTA, encoded by the coding sequence CAGCAGCTGGTTGCAATCCACCTTCGCCGGCGACGTCAATGGCGATGATGTTGTCAACGGACTCGACCTCAACACCGTTGCCTCGCATTGGCTCCTCTCGTTACCAACCGGGGATGGCTCTGCGTCGAGCACCGTCGACAGTGACCGCGCCTTTTTGATGACGGCGGCGCCAGGCATCACGTTAGCACCGGTGAACGGCGGCGCCGATCATACAACGTCATTCTCGGAGATTCCAATTCCGTACCCAGGACAGCTGCGGTTGACAGCGTGA
- a CDS encoding DUF1559 domain-containing protein has translation MSRKQRVVRKLAMCRRASARGFTLVELLVVIAIIGILIALLLPAVQAAREAARRSQCINNLKQIGVALANHESAMQYFPQGRQYPDFANGSKIQVKYTNYDSATQQTSAWQTGYYSVHVRLLPYMEQTAVYSMINFSVAQAHQMTAGGIPVNVNYQAYDTAQGLFICPSDPNTGRVISENNYVYNFGGATPYAGAVDTNNQSTRTAVSLGNGAFTYGTALRTGDFTDGLSNTAFFSERTKGSGRNYNVELPAKSDIVDGRPLGVTSGLMDVTAMYNACLSYVPAVDSNNYTSFGRWLEVDWGKGDINYSDGWPFAGYDGTMYNHVATPNWIGYDCAYDPIADTPGEHAIVTARSEHPGVVNVCYGDGHVGIVASSIDLQVWRAQGTRNGSEPVSAGQ, from the coding sequence ATGTCAAGAAAACAAAGGGTAGTAAGGAAGCTTGCAATGTGTAGACGGGCATCCGCACGCGGATTTACGCTGGTTGAATTGCTAGTCGTCATCGCCATCATCGGGATTTTGATCGCGTTGCTGCTGCCAGCTGTTCAAGCGGCGCGCGAAGCAGCACGCCGCAGCCAGTGCATCAATAATCTCAAGCAAATCGGCGTTGCGCTGGCCAACCACGAAAGCGCCATGCAATACTTCCCACAGGGTCGTCAATACCCTGATTTTGCAAACGGAAGCAAGATCCAAGTGAAGTACACAAATTACGACAGTGCCACGCAGCAGACCTCCGCGTGGCAAACCGGCTATTACTCGGTACATGTCCGTCTACTTCCTTACATGGAGCAGACAGCCGTTTACAGCATGATCAACTTTTCTGTTGCGCAAGCGCATCAGATGACGGCTGGCGGCATACCCGTCAATGTTAACTACCAGGCGTATGACACGGCCCAAGGGTTGTTCATTTGCCCTTCGGATCCGAACACAGGCCGCGTCATTTCGGAAAACAACTACGTCTACAACTTCGGCGGCGCCACGCCATACGCGGGGGCAGTGGACACAAATAATCAGTCCACGCGCACCGCTGTGAGCCTAGGTAACGGCGCATTTACCTATGGTACGGCGCTCCGCACTGGAGATTTCACCGACGGGTTGTCGAATACTGCTTTCTTCTCAGAACGCACGAAGGGGAGCGGGCGGAATTACAACGTTGAGCTCCCGGCGAAGAGCGACATCGTGGACGGCAGGCCGCTGGGTGTGACGTCCGGGCTGATGGACGTCACCGCCATGTATAACGCTTGTCTGAGTTACGTTCCGGCGGTCGATTCAAATAATTACACGTCCTTTGGCCGATGGCTGGAAGTCGACTGGGGAAAGGGAGACATCAACTACAGTGACGGCTGGCCCTTCGCCGGGTACGACGGCACAATGTACAACCATGTGGCCACACCCAACTGGATAGGCTACGACTGCGCTTACGACCCAATCGCCGACACGCCGGGCGAGCATGCGATCGTCACCGCCCGCAGCGAGCACCCGGGTGTCGTCAATGTCTGCTATGGCGACGGCCATGTGGGCATAGTCGCTTCTTCCATTGACTTGCAGGTATGGCGAGCACAGGGAACGCGCAACGGCAGCGAGCCTGTGTCAGCTGGTCAGTAA
- a CDS encoding polyprenyl synthetase family protein yields MSQLADVSDGSHNNLLARLYDPIAEELAQAEDILRNELRSKYPAVDELVRHSFRLGGKRLRPALVLLAAKSTGSVGREHLVLAAVMEMIHTATLVHDDVLDDASIRRHLDTVNARWGNESSVLLGDYLFTHSFYLASTLGTTFACQTIGKATNTVCEGELRQIDSRGKYQLSEQQYLDIIEAKTAELCACCCRLGAHYAGAAAHVEESLARYGRYLGIAFQIVDDLLDVQGDEITTGKSLGTDLEQRKPTLPLIRLLSQVNELEQAKIIALLDRAAPRNNGTLDHWFEKTDAIAYSRDKARWYADRARGELAQLAPSAARTVLEHVADFAVERQH; encoded by the coding sequence ATGAGCCAATTGGCCGACGTTTCCGACGGATCTCACAATAATCTCCTCGCACGGCTCTACGATCCCATTGCCGAGGAGCTTGCGCAGGCAGAAGACATCCTGCGCAATGAGCTGCGCAGCAAGTATCCCGCCGTCGACGAGTTGGTTCGTCATAGTTTCCGCTTGGGTGGCAAACGCTTGAGACCCGCCTTGGTGCTGTTGGCAGCCAAATCGACCGGTTCCGTCGGCCGCGAGCACCTGGTTCTGGCGGCCGTGATGGAAATGATCCATACGGCGACGCTCGTCCACGACGACGTACTCGACGACGCCAGTATTCGCCGCCACCTCGATACTGTGAATGCGCGGTGGGGAAACGAGTCGAGCGTGCTGTTGGGCGATTATTTGTTCACGCATTCTTTCTATCTTGCCAGTACTCTCGGCACCACGTTCGCCTGCCAGACGATCGGCAAAGCGACTAATACTGTGTGCGAAGGGGAACTGCGGCAAATAGACAGCCGCGGCAAGTATCAACTTTCCGAGCAGCAATATCTCGATATCATCGAAGCCAAGACCGCCGAGCTTTGTGCCTGCTGCTGCCGCCTGGGGGCACACTATGCCGGAGCGGCAGCGCACGTGGAAGAATCACTGGCGCGCTATGGGCGTTACTTGGGTATTGCCTTCCAAATCGTCGATGATCTGCTCGACGTGCAAGGAGATGAAATCACCACCGGCAAATCGCTGGGTACCGATCTCGAGCAGCGCAAGCCGACGCTTCCTTTGATTCGCCTGTTGTCACAGGTCAATGAATTGGAACAGGCCAAGATCATCGCGTTGCTCGACCGCGCCGCGCCGCGGAATAACGGCACCTTGGACCACTGGTTCGAGAAAACGGATGCCATCGCATACAGCCGGGACAAGGCCCGCTGGTACGCTGACCGGGCGCGCGGCGAGCTCGCTCAATTGGCGCCAAGTGCCGCCCGCACGGTGCTGGAACACGTTGCCGATTTCGCCGTCGAGCGTCAGCACTAA
- the moaC gene encoding cyclic pyranopterin monophosphate synthase MoaC codes for MDELSHFDSQGASRMVDVGDKPVTARMARASGRVQLAAATLELLRDRRMAKGDVLEVARLAGIMSAKRTSELIPLCHQLPLDSVEIMFDFLDATTIAIEATTRVTSRTGVEMESLVAVSIAALTIYDMCKGVDRGIVVGSIQLEEKQGGRSGHYRRGN; via the coding sequence ATGGATGAACTAAGCCATTTCGACTCGCAGGGCGCTAGCCGCATGGTAGACGTCGGCGACAAGCCGGTCACCGCGCGCATGGCCAGGGCCAGCGGACGAGTACAATTGGCTGCGGCCACTCTCGAATTGCTCCGCGATCGGCGGATGGCCAAAGGGGATGTGCTGGAGGTGGCGCGGCTGGCCGGCATAATGTCAGCAAAACGGACCAGCGAGCTAATTCCTCTCTGCCATCAACTTCCGCTCGATTCGGTAGAGATTATGTTTGACTTTCTCGACGCTACGACCATTGCCATTGAAGCGACGACGCGCGTCACATCGCGAACAGGGGTCGAGATGGAGTCGCTCGTAGCCGTAAGCATTGCGGCCCTGACGATTTATGACATGTGCAAAGGGGTCGACCGCGGCATCGTCGTCGGCAGTATTCAACTCGAAGAAAAGCAAGGAGGACGATCGGGCCATTACCGCCGAGGCAACTAG
- a CDS encoding helix-turn-helix domain-containing protein, giving the protein MPDGGPVAHSRHEGPREGRQKRKRGADVLPGTWSFRKSEDPKQRERIGEFAMKVFTTGQVAKICKVAPRTVSKWFDSGRLKGYRIPGSQDRRIPREYLIRFLKEHGMPLGDLEDEAMAKVLIVGQDQVLIENLKRELPAERSFRVAVAASGFEAGIQAESFHPDSIIVDFSIGRTEALQICQNLRRNTEYAETILIALLPDDGNANSFDRSSINETFKKPFDVALLAERIRTLIGARKELV; this is encoded by the coding sequence TTGCCAGATGGCGGCCCGGTTGCCCACAGCCGGCACGAAGGACCGCGAGAAGGCCGCCAGAAACGCAAGCGAGGGGCTGATGTTCTTCCGGGAACTTGGTCATTCCGGAAGAGCGAAGATCCCAAACAACGTGAACGAATTGGAGAGTTTGCGATGAAGGTCTTTACAACTGGACAGGTCGCCAAGATCTGTAAAGTGGCCCCCCGCACGGTGAGCAAGTGGTTCGATTCCGGCCGGCTCAAGGGCTACCGTATTCCCGGCTCGCAAGACCGGAGAATCCCTCGTGAGTATTTGATTCGCTTTCTCAAGGAGCACGGCATGCCGCTGGGCGACTTGGAAGACGAAGCAATGGCAAAAGTGCTGATCGTCGGTCAGGACCAGGTCCTGATTGAGAACCTCAAGCGGGAACTCCCCGCCGAGCGTTCGTTCCGCGTGGCGGTTGCGGCCAGTGGCTTCGAGGCCGGTATTCAGGCTGAGAGCTTCCATCCGGATTCGATCATCGTCGATTTCTCGATCGGTCGCACCGAGGCGCTGCAGATTTGTCAAAATCTGCGTCGCAATACGGAGTATGCCGAAACGATTCTGATCGCGCTGCTGCCCGATGACGGCAATGCGAACAGCTTCGATCGTTCGAGCATCAACGAGACGTTCAAGAAGCCTTTCGACGTGGCTCTCTTGGCCGAGCGTATTCGGACATTGATTGGTGCCCGGAAAGAGCTCGTCTAG
- a CDS encoding chitinase, which yields MASFSELEPFGSPRRKATSSWGIEANPGTTAGNGVLATEVDSALSGGAGSFAPQSSPESNGAAGASARSGQACMLRRVAPYPASSGVQPSRTLWPRNVFAPFVDVGLSPASGPYPQFDLLGAAQALGVKYFNLGFVNGDFNGQPIFAGYRLDSPWDHGLRRQIKELRQRGADVALCFGGANGAEMELARVVDDVNELATAYEHVVDSYGVNRVNFAIEESALVDQESIDRRSQAIVCLQQKRACAGHPLEVWLSLPAMPAGLTTDALRVVISAYAARIDLGGVNLMAMNFGEAAARDPEERTGDLAIQAAHAAVDQLCEIQDSLNSGTCAAQVWGQVGITTMVGQNDTLTERFYQRDAQKLLAFAEVTRLGLLSIWSINRDASTGIANYDSTGIAQEPFEFTTILAPYANYACA from the coding sequence ATGGCAAGCTTTTCGGAGCTGGAGCCTTTCGGGTCGCCGAGACGGAAGGCGACCAGCTCGTGGGGAATCGAGGCTAACCCGGGGACGACCGCCGGCAACGGCGTGCTAGCGACTGAGGTCGATTCTGCATTATCCGGCGGGGCTGGCAGCTTTGCTCCGCAATCGTCGCCGGAAAGCAACGGGGCCGCTGGTGCGTCCGCACGATCTGGTCAAGCGTGCATGTTGCGCCGCGTTGCTCCGTATCCGGCATCCTCAGGTGTTCAGCCGTCACGGACACTTTGGCCACGAAATGTATTCGCACCGTTTGTCGACGTGGGACTATCGCCCGCATCCGGACCGTACCCCCAGTTCGACCTACTCGGAGCGGCTCAGGCCCTCGGCGTGAAGTATTTCAACCTGGGATTCGTGAACGGGGATTTCAACGGCCAGCCGATCTTTGCCGGCTATCGTTTGGACAGCCCGTGGGATCATGGTTTGCGCCGGCAGATCAAGGAGCTGCGGCAAAGGGGTGCCGACGTCGCCCTTTGTTTTGGGGGGGCCAATGGCGCGGAAATGGAACTCGCGCGGGTCGTCGACGACGTCAACGAACTAGCGACAGCTTACGAACACGTCGTTGATTCCTATGGCGTGAACCGCGTGAACTTTGCAATCGAGGAGTCTGCGTTAGTTGATCAGGAATCAATCGATCGTCGCTCGCAGGCCATCGTCTGTTTGCAGCAAAAACGGGCTTGCGCAGGGCATCCGCTGGAGGTCTGGCTTTCCCTCCCTGCGATGCCTGCCGGTCTAACGACGGACGCGCTCCGTGTTGTCATCTCGGCCTATGCGGCGCGCATCGACTTGGGGGGCGTCAACCTTATGGCTATGAATTTTGGTGAAGCTGCGGCGCGCGATCCTGAAGAGCGGACGGGCGACCTGGCGATTCAAGCGGCCCATGCCGCGGTCGATCAGCTGTGCGAAATTCAGGATTCACTGAACTCGGGAACCTGTGCTGCGCAAGTTTGGGGCCAGGTCGGGATCACGACCATGGTCGGCCAGAACGACACATTGACCGAGAGGTTCTACCAGCGCGACGCACAAAAGCTATTAGCCTTTGCCGAGGTAACGCGTCTCGGCCTGCTCTCGATCTGGTCGATCAATCGCGACGCGAGCACTGGCATTGCCAACTACGATTCGACAGGAATCGCGCAGGAGCCGTTCGAGTTTACGACGATCCTCGCCCCATATGCGAACTACGCCTGCGCCTAG
- the smc gene encoding chromosome segregation protein SMC, producing MLKALELVGFKSFADKTRFDFPPGITAVVGPNGSGKSNVVDAIKWVLGEQSVKTLRGKEMADVIFNGSASRAPLNYAETTLTLNNVTRRLPIDTPEVLVTRRVYRNGEGEYLLNRQPCRLRDIRELFVGTGVATEAYSVIEQGKVDVLLQSSPRERRLIFEEAAGISRFKAKKVESLRRLERVEQNLLRLGDIVAEVEHRLRQVRLQAAKARRYQEHADRLQELRTYVGLVDWRQHSARLAEMDATLATLAEQRATALLEADRADASAVADESTLAEISDRIRTSEGRGAQIREGIATREATNENQRRRSAELEKEALRLRRQLAAVSVRVGSLQQQWNETVSHVATAEQEYARVVTATTIEDQRLADVTGRLTAMRRQAEQSREAHLSEMRKAAAWESEASTLTARLESARSRRQQHEQKLSDLAAAGEVLATEIAEFHRQDSALALAMDEQHRRETSAHERLTTLSEQQQKLLRELDQARQQLAASRERATVLEEFQRRRDGYGESVKQVLAQAQAEPNGVFRHVRGVVAELLQVNLEMAPLIEVALAERAQHIVVTSLDEMLASLRQDPQQFSSQITFTPIDDRTHGTTTREVDLHGEVGIVGRADEFVHTSPPFVPLAVRLLGHTWIVDSLSRAAELARKHVQLTFVTLTGEACSGAGTLSCGPCSPSAGLISRQSELEMLRAQVAELETSIAGQTTTSVAVAADMAEVQRSLADAELEHAHLAASLGELRLRSGTAQERSTQIEIEQKRLRLDLGNANQQADAAETGLQTLHARLQAARTTLATMESQAAELTAQTAALDQERSATEAEVAATKIELGKREERLANLRLRAHQLEQDQRERRRTVDEVASELAQCLERLIHAERTVLAAESELAILYLDKEQAVDQTTALIAEQEAGRGRRTASLSAVQRLRTEMRQLDERMHAHELATHEVRHARTAVADRLQEDYGLDLAAFEPPMTNDEARQREEIDLEIAELRRKIAHIGNVNLDALAELEELEQRFGHLSQQFKDLTEAKQSLVEIIDRINTDSRRLFTATLEQVRINFQALFRKMFGGGQADIVQDEGVDLLESGIEIVARPPGKEPRNISLLSGGEKTLTCVALLLAIFQYRPSPFCVLDEVDAALDEANIERFITVLQEFLAWTQFIVVTHSKKTMTCATTLYGVTMQESGVSKRVSVRFEDVSTDDELRPEEDASAKGAAGDDETQAA from the coding sequence ATGCTCAAGGCACTGGAACTTGTCGGCTTCAAGAGCTTTGCCGACAAGACCCGTTTCGACTTTCCGCCCGGCATAACGGCCGTGGTGGGGCCCAATGGATCGGGCAAGTCCAACGTGGTCGACGCCATCAAATGGGTCTTAGGCGAGCAAAGCGTCAAAACCCTGCGCGGCAAAGAAATGGCCGACGTGATCTTCAATGGATCGGCCAGTCGGGCGCCATTGAATTACGCGGAAACGACCCTCACGCTTAATAACGTCACGCGTCGACTGCCGATCGATACCCCCGAGGTGCTGGTCACGCGCCGTGTGTATCGCAACGGCGAGGGCGAGTATCTACTGAACAGGCAGCCCTGCCGTTTGCGCGATATTCGCGAGCTGTTCGTTGGCACCGGCGTGGCGACCGAGGCTTATAGTGTCATCGAGCAGGGCAAGGTCGATGTTCTGCTGCAATCCTCGCCGCGCGAACGACGTCTGATATTCGAAGAGGCCGCTGGGATCAGCCGGTTCAAGGCGAAAAAAGTCGAATCGTTGCGGCGGCTGGAGCGTGTCGAGCAGAATCTTTTGCGGCTAGGCGACATCGTGGCCGAAGTGGAGCATCGCCTTCGCCAGGTGCGCCTGCAGGCGGCCAAGGCGCGCCGCTACCAGGAGCACGCCGACCGTTTACAAGAATTGCGCACCTACGTCGGGCTGGTCGATTGGCGCCAGCATAGTGCGCGGCTGGCCGAGATGGACGCCACACTTGCCACGCTCGCCGAACAGCGAGCTACGGCCCTACTCGAGGCGGATCGAGCCGACGCTTCGGCGGTGGCTGATGAAAGCACGTTGGCCGAGATTTCAGACCGCATCCGCACTAGCGAAGGGCGCGGTGCGCAGATTCGCGAGGGCATCGCAACGCGCGAGGCTACCAACGAGAATCAACGCCGGCGCAGCGCCGAACTTGAGAAAGAGGCCCTGCGGCTGCGTCGCCAATTGGCCGCCGTCAGCGTGCGAGTTGGGTCTTTACAACAACAATGGAACGAGACCGTCTCGCACGTTGCCACCGCCGAACAAGAGTATGCGCGGGTCGTCACGGCCACGACGATTGAGGATCAACGGCTGGCCGATGTAACTGGCCGGCTGACGGCCATGCGTCGCCAGGCCGAACAGTCGCGCGAAGCACACCTGAGCGAGATGCGCAAAGCGGCCGCCTGGGAGAGTGAAGCGAGTACGCTCACGGCGCGACTCGAATCCGCGCGCAGTCGCCGCCAGCAGCACGAGCAAAAACTCAGCGACCTGGCAGCCGCCGGCGAGGTCCTAGCTACGGAGATCGCGGAATTCCATCGGCAGGATAGCGCGCTGGCGTTAGCGATGGACGAACAGCATCGCCGTGAAACCTCAGCGCACGAACGATTGACCACGCTCAGTGAGCAGCAGCAAAAACTACTGCGCGAGCTCGACCAGGCTCGCCAGCAACTCGCCGCATCTCGCGAGCGGGCCACCGTGCTCGAAGAATTTCAGCGGCGCCGCGATGGCTATGGCGAAAGCGTCAAGCAGGTGCTTGCCCAAGCGCAGGCGGAGCCGAACGGAGTGTTTCGGCACGTCCGCGGCGTAGTGGCTGAGTTACTGCAAGTCAATCTTGAAATGGCGCCGCTCATCGAGGTTGCGCTGGCTGAGCGGGCGCAACACATCGTCGTCACATCGCTGGACGAGATGCTCGCCTCGCTACGGCAAGATCCTCAACAATTCTCCAGCCAGATTACGTTCACACCCATCGACGACCGGACACACGGTACGACGACGCGCGAGGTCGATCTGCACGGCGAGGTTGGCATTGTCGGTCGCGCCGATGAATTCGTCCACACCTCCCCTCCATTTGTGCCGCTGGCAGTAAGGCTATTGGGCCATACGTGGATTGTCGATTCGCTGTCCCGCGCCGCGGAACTGGCCCGAAAACACGTCCAGCTCACCTTCGTCACATTAACGGGTGAAGCTTGCTCAGGCGCTGGCACGTTATCTTGCGGACCATGCTCGCCGTCGGCCGGTTTGATCTCGCGACAGAGCGAGCTCGAGATGCTGCGTGCCCAGGTTGCTGAACTCGAAACGTCGATCGCTGGTCAGACTACGACCAGTGTCGCCGTGGCCGCGGATATGGCCGAGGTTCAGCGGTCGTTGGCCGACGCTGAGCTGGAACATGCACATTTGGCGGCCAGTCTCGGCGAATTGCGCCTGCGATCTGGTACGGCCCAGGAACGTAGCACGCAAATCGAGATCGAGCAGAAGCGGCTCCGCCTCGATCTGGGCAACGCTAATCAACAAGCCGACGCGGCCGAAACCGGACTGCAGACGCTCCACGCAAGATTGCAGGCCGCCCGAACAACGCTGGCAACAATGGAGAGCCAGGCCGCCGAACTCACGGCGCAAACCGCGGCGCTCGATCAGGAGCGATCCGCGACCGAGGCCGAGGTCGCGGCTACCAAAATCGAACTCGGCAAAAGAGAAGAGCGGCTGGCAAATTTGCGGCTGCGGGCTCACCAACTGGAGCAAGACCAGCGCGAACGTCGCCGCACCGTCGATGAAGTGGCCAGCGAGTTGGCGCAATGCCTGGAACGACTGATTCACGCCGAACGTACCGTGCTGGCGGCCGAATCGGAGCTGGCCATTCTGTACTTGGATAAGGAACAGGCCGTCGACCAGACAACCGCCCTGATCGCGGAGCAGGAAGCGGGCCGCGGCCGTCGCACGGCCTCATTGAGCGCCGTCCAACGGCTGCGCACCGAGATGCGCCAACTAGACGAGCGGATGCACGCGCACGAATTGGCGACGCACGAAGTTCGTCACGCTCGCACAGCGGTCGCGGATCGATTGCAGGAAGACTACGGCTTGGACCTCGCTGCCTTCGAGCCCCCCATGACGAACGACGAGGCACGTCAGCGTGAAGAGATCGACCTGGAGATCGCCGAACTGCGCCGCAAGATCGCGCATATCGGCAATGTCAATCTTGACGCCCTTGCCGAGCTCGAAGAGTTGGAGCAGCGCTTCGGGCATTTGTCGCAACAATTCAAGGATTTGACCGAGGCCAAACAATCGCTCGTCGAGATCATCGACCGCATCAACACCGACAGTCGCCGACTGTTTACCGCAACGCTGGAGCAGGTCCGCATAAATTTCCAGGCGTTGTTTCGCAAGATGTTCGGCGGCGGTCAGGCTGACATTGTGCAGGACGAGGGGGTGGATCTGTTAGAAAGCGGCATAGAGATCGTCGCGAGGCCCCCCGGCAAAGAGCCACGAAACATCTCGTTGCTGAGTGGTGGCGAAAAGACGCTCACATGCGTGGCACTGCTGTTGGCGATCTTTCAATACCGGCCTAGTCCTTTCTGCGTACTCGACGAGGTCGACGCAGCGTTAGATGAAGCGAATATCGAACGGTTCATCACGGTGCTGCAAGAGTTCCTCGCCTGGACGCAATTCATCGTGGTTACGCATTCCAAGAAAACGATGACCTGCGCTACGACCTTGTACGGCGTGACCATGCAAGAGTCGGGCGTGTCGAAACGCGTATCCGTCCGCTTCGAAGACGTCAGTACCGACGATGAACTCCGGCCGGAAGAGGACGCCTCGGCCAAGGGCGCTGCGGGAGACGACGAGACGCAGGCCGCATGA
- a CDS encoding flagellar basal body P-ring protein FlgI — protein MRPGRWCFIVVLVLMSGCSGPFLRSQSPEPDLDTPRVKLVGDYSVPYGMHPVKVESVALITRLPGTGSDPEPSPQRDELVNEMKAFGVAHPNQILSSGTASLVMVRGYLRPGIQQGDHFDVEVRLPSRSGTTSLRDGWLMESRLAEMAILQGSLREGSLLAKAQGPVMVDPSADTRDKNHIAVGRGRVLAGGVALKSRPLALVLKPDHRSIPVSWQIGEVVNRRFHTYSGGVKKGVANPKDDQHVDLIVHPRYKDNVERYMQVVRSIAFKESPSQQMARQALVERQLLDPITASTSALRLEAIGKEGVPTLLVGLKSADPEVRFYSAEALAYLDQKEAAAPLAEAARDVPAFRAYALAALSAMDDFAAYEGLRGLLDLPSAETRYGAFRSLWAMSAQDPLVRGERLGDQFSYHILDTMGPPLIHITRSYRAEVVLFGHDQKLVTPFVIEAGKNIMLTGRDDQVTVSHFAPDEPDQKRVVSTTVDDCVRTIVELGGTYPDVVQALQQARANGALASRLELDAIPAGGRLYDRGGAIRHDDDEEEPSPDDSESGKDDDHVSQGVAVANPLPGLFDSGQKTLDKRPARAAAKTDSDHDSDQKKPKSGKSWLSTIGQ, from the coding sequence ATGAGGCCTGGACGCTGGTGTTTTATCGTCGTATTGGTCCTAATGAGTGGCTGCTCAGGACCGTTTCTCCGCTCGCAAAGCCCCGAGCCGGACTTAGACACACCGCGCGTCAAGCTTGTCGGCGACTATTCCGTTCCCTACGGCATGCATCCCGTTAAAGTGGAATCTGTGGCCCTCATCACTAGACTGCCAGGGACAGGCAGTGATCCCGAGCCGTCGCCGCAGCGCGATGAGTTAGTCAACGAGATGAAGGCTTTCGGTGTTGCTCACCCCAATCAGATTCTCTCGTCAGGCACCGCTTCGCTGGTGATGGTGCGTGGCTATCTGCGACCCGGCATCCAGCAAGGAGATCATTTCGATGTCGAAGTCCGTCTGCCCAGCCGCAGTGGGACAACAAGTCTTCGCGACGGATGGCTGATGGAATCACGGTTGGCCGAAATGGCCATTTTGCAGGGCAGCCTCCGCGAGGGCAGCTTGCTTGCCAAGGCGCAGGGACCAGTGATGGTCGATCCGTCGGCCGATACCCGGGATAAAAATCATATCGCGGTCGGCCGGGGCCGCGTATTGGCCGGCGGCGTGGCACTCAAGTCGCGGCCTTTGGCATTGGTCTTGAAGCCGGATCATCGCAGCATACCGGTCAGTTGGCAAATCGGCGAAGTCGTCAATCGTCGGTTCCACACGTACTCAGGGGGCGTCAAGAAGGGCGTGGCTAATCCCAAGGACGACCAGCATGTCGACCTGATTGTTCATCCTCGCTACAAGGACAACGTCGAGAGGTACATGCAGGTCGTACGGTCCATTGCGTTCAAGGAATCCCCTTCGCAACAGATGGCACGACAAGCGCTGGTGGAACGGCAACTGCTCGATCCGATCACGGCATCGACTTCTGCTCTGCGCCTCGAGGCAATCGGCAAGGAAGGCGTTCCGACATTGCTCGTAGGGCTGAAATCGGCCGATCCGGAAGTGCGCTTCTACTCGGCCGAAGCCCTGGCCTATCTCGATCAAAAAGAGGCCGCGGCGCCATTGGCTGAAGCGGCTCGCGATGTGCCGGCCTTCCGCGCCTATGCCCTGGCCGCCCTTAGTGCTATGGACGATTTCGCCGCCTACGAAGGGTTGCGAGGCCTGTTGGATCTGCCGAGCGCCGAGACGCGCTACGGCGCTTTCCGCTCGCTATGGGCGATGAGTGCTCAAGACCCCTTGGTGCGCGGCGAGCGGCTCGGCGATCAATTCAGCTACCACATTCTCGATACCATGGGACCGCCGCTGATTCACATTACTCGTAGCTACCGCGCCGAGGTAGTCCTGTTCGGCCACGACCAGAAGCTCGTGACGCCCTTCGTTATCGAAGCCGGTAAAAACATCATGTTGACCGGCAGAGACGATCAAGTGACGGTCTCGCACTTCGCTCCGGACGAGCCAGACCAGAAGCGCGTCGTGTCGACGACCGTCGACGACTGTGTCCGCACAATCGTCGAATTGGGCGGTACGTACCCGGATGTCGTTCAAGCGTTGCAGCAGGCCCGCGCGAATGGCGCGCTAGCCAGCCGCCTCGAACTCGACGCCATTCCCGCCGGCGGGCGTCTCTACGACCGCGGCGGTGCAATCCGCCACGACGATGACGAGGAGGAGCCGTCCCCAGACGATTCCGAATCTGGGAAAGACGACGATCACGTTAGCCAAGGCGTCGCCGTCGCCAATCCCTTGCCGGGGTTGTTCGACAGTGGGCAAAAAACCCTCGACAAGCGGCCCGCCCGAGCCGCGGCCAAAACGGACTCGGACCACGACTCAGACCAGAAGAAGCCCAAGTCAGGCAAGTCCTGGTTGAGTACAATAGGGCAGTAG
- the yidD gene encoding membrane protein insertion efficiency factor YidD, translating to MSPFLTVIVGVPGEVLILLVRLYQYTLSPLVGRQCRFEPTCSNYFIAAVRKYGAISGTLRGIWRICRCHPFHQGGYDPP from the coding sequence TTGAGTCCCTTTCTCACGGTTATCGTGGGCGTTCCGGGAGAGGTATTGATCTTGCTCGTGCGTCTGTATCAATACACGCTGAGCCCGCTGGTAGGCCGCCAGTGTCGCTTCGAGCCGACCTGCAGCAACTACTTCATCGCAGCTGTGCGCAAGTACGGGGCCATTAGCGGAACCTTGCGGGGCATTTGGCGGATCTGCCGGTGCCACCCCTTTCACCAAGGAGGCTACGACCCTCCTTAG